The segment ATCACGGCGCCGAAAGAGCACGTGTTCTACCCGGACTTCGGCCACGAAGGGCTGCCCGGACACAACGACCGCACGTTCCGGTTCATGACGGACATGCTGAAGTGAGAGGAACATGGAAGAATCCATTCATAAACTGATCGAGGGTTTCCGCAGTTTCCACAACACCTGGTTCGCCGGCGACTCCGAATTGTTCGACAAGCTCCGGCACGGACAGCATCCGCGCGCATGCGTGATCTCCTGTTCCGACTCCCGGGTCGATCCGGCGATTCTGCTCGACACTGACCCGGGCGATCTTTTCGTGATCCGGAACGTGGCGAATCTGGTTCCGCCGTACGAACCGGATACGCGCCACCACGGCGTCAGCGCCGCGCTCGAATATGCGGTTACAGAGCTCGGAATCGGGCACCTGATCCTGCTCGGGCACTCCGACTGCGGCGGCATCAAGGCGCTGATGCGGCGCAGTGCCGAAGAACCGGCCGGGCAGTTTCTCGACCCGTGGCTCGACCTCGCGGAGCCGGCCAAGCTCGCGGTCAACGCCTCGATGACGGAATCGCCGGAAACGACCCGCTGCCGCGCCTGCGAGGAGGCCTCCCTGATTCTCGGGCTCGAGAATCTGCTGACCTTCCCATGGGTCCGCGAACGCACCGGCACCGGCAGCCTCACGCTGCATGCGTGGTATTTTCACATGCCGAGCGGGCAGCTGTTCCGGTTCGACCGCGACCGCAACGGCTTTTTCCGGCTCGACAACAACCTTCTTCACCCAACCGGAGACCAAGAGTGAGTACTGAATCATCCCGCGAAGAGCTCGAAGCCCTGCCGTTCGAGCAGGCACTTGAAAAACTGGAAGCCCTGGTCGCCAGAATGGAGACCGGCAAACTGCCGCTCGAAGAGCTTATGCAGAATTTCGAAGCCGGCAGTGAACTGGCGAAAATCTGCCGGGCCAAGCTCGATACGCTCGAACGCAAAATCGAGCTGCTGACCCGCGACGACGGCGACCGGGGGAGCTGGACCGACTTCGAAGCCGAAGTCCCCTCCCCGACCCGGAACGCGCCGCAGGACGACGAAGGGATGCCGTTCTGAGGAGCGCTCACGCTCCCGGTCAGGAGCCGAGCTTCCGGCCGGTTGCCTTGTCCACCTGATAGAGCAGCCGGTCGGCGAAGCGGAAATCGAATCCGTCGCCGGTCAGCTTGCGCAGTTCGTCGAGGTAGCGGAAATAATAGTCGGCCGCCTCTTCCGGTCTGGACGGAATCTCTCCTGCGCCGAGCACGACGAAACCGTTCCGTGCATTCAATGTCTGGAACGTGCCGGGATTCACGAACCGCAGAATCGCGGTCGCCATGGTAAGCCCGACGTTCCGGCAGCCGAGCAGCCGCAGAAAGAGCTCCTTCCCCTCCCTGTGCTTCCCCGGAGCGATCTTCGCCGCGCCGGCAAGGTCGCGGAACAGGGTGTCGTCGATCTCCGGATAGCGGTTCAGCTCCCAGAGCACGATCTCGTACAGCGCGGCCCGGGTCCAGTTCTCCGGGCGGCTGCCGAGATCGAGCGAATCGAGCCGCTTCATCAGCGGAGTCTGATACTTCGGGATCTTCGCCTCCCACTCGTCGAAACTCCGGATTCCCTCCGGCAGGGCTTTGTCCAGATCACACCTCTTCATTTCCCCTCCTCCTTCTTCTCCGGTTCAAATGCCGAGCGGACTTTTCTCCTCCGGCAGAAACGCCTTGAAATTGGCGTACAGCTCATCGAGCTTGTTCAGATAGTAGGCGACGTTTTCATCGCGCTCCCCGGCCGGCGCCTCCGACAGCAGCTTCGCGTTGTCGACCACCGAGACTTTCTTCTTCTCGCCGGTCAGGTAGTAGGTCACCTGGTCGCCGGCCTGAAAGTCGAGCTTCGAGCGGATGGCGAGTTCGTAGGCGGCGCTGCGCCGCCCGGTTCCGGCAGCCAGTTTCCGCTTGTAGGTTTCGGGCGAATCGTTCAGGTTCTCGCTTTTGGCGAGGTCCGCAAGCGGCAGCTCGCGCCGCTCGATCTCTCCGCGCATCTTCTCGTACATCGCCGGAACCGACGCGAAATCGCGCTTCAGCAGCAGCTCGACCAGACGCGAGATGAACCGCCGCT is part of the Victivallis lenta genome and harbors:
- a CDS encoding carbonic anhydrase, with protein sequence MEESIHKLIEGFRSFHNTWFAGDSELFDKLRHGQHPRACVISCSDSRVDPAILLDTDPGDLFVIRNVANLVPPYEPDTRHHGVSAALEYAVTELGIGHLILLGHSDCGGIKALMRRSAEEPAGQFLDPWLDLAEPAKLAVNASMTESPETTRCRACEEASLILGLENLLTFPWVRERTGTGSLTLHAWYFHMPSGQLFRFDRDRNGFFRLDNNLLHPTGDQE
- the xseB gene encoding exodeoxyribonuclease VII small subunit, with protein sequence MSTESSREELEALPFEQALEKLEALVARMETGKLPLEELMQNFEAGSELAKICRAKLDTLERKIELLTRDDGDRGSWTDFEAEVPSPTRNAPQDDEGMPF